Part of the Polyangium spumosum genome is shown below.
AGGGCCTTCGGACCATCCGCGCGCGCTCGGCTCATTCCGCTGCGTCCGGCACGCCGCCGAGGGTTCCATCGAGCCACACGTCGCCGAGCTTCTGTCCGCTGTTGGCGAGGATGGTCCGGAGGGCGCGCTCTTTTTCGAGGGCAGGGGTCACGATCGTGCCGTGCTTGTCGTGGTTCTCCACGATGTAGAGCGAGGCGGGATCCCGCACGGAGTCGACGACGACGGGCGAGTGTGTGGAGATGAGGAGGGGCTCAGCGAACGGCAGTCGATCCTGCGCGCGGTCGAGGATTTGCTGAAGCGCCCACGGGTGGAGCGCGTTCTCCGGTTCCTCGATGGCAAGCACGTTTCGCTCATTGCCTTCGAGCGCCACGAGCAACGCAAGCGCGTGGATGACACCGTCGGACACGTTGGCTTCGGAGAGCTCTCCTTCGATCCCTCGTTCTTTGAAAGAGAGCGCGATACGGCCGGGTTGGTAGTGGATCGTCGAGACGTCTTCGATACGAGGGTAGACGGCCTGGAGCCCGGTGAGGACACGCTGGAATGCCTTGGTCGGCGCCTTGCCGCGGGGCCGTATCCGCTCGAGGGCAAGCGGCAACCCCTCGCCTGTCGAATGGAGCAAAGGAGCGCGGCGGCGCGCACCGCCGACGTTCGACTCGGCCCGCAGAGCAGAGGCATCGAGCCGGATACGAGCGGCCCTCGGAGGCCGGTAGGAGAGCGCCCACTGCAACAGCCAAGGAGAGGCCAAGAGCCGAGGCTCCGAGGCGACATGATGGAAAGACGAAAGCCAGTTCCGTGTCTCGTGGTTCAGAATTTCCCCAGCATCGAGATCCGTGGGAGTCCCCTCGGACCACACGGCTCGAAACGGGCGGAGAGCGGCCTGCTGGATCTGCATTTCCTCATGGCTGACGCGCACCTCGCGATGATCGCCCGCGTGCTTCAGCGTCAGATCCACGCGCAAGCCGAACCGCGTCTTTCCAGACGAGAACGGCATTTCGACCGCAAACCGCATGCTTTGCGCGGGCCTTTTTCCCCGTCGGACGAGCTGCTCGTAGCCTCCGTACAGATCGATCGGCTCTGTGGACCTGGCGGCCAGCATGTCCAAAAACAACGCCAGCGCCTGCAGAATGTTCGTCTTCCCGGCCCCGTTCGGCCCCACGAACACCATGAGCGGCGACAGCTCGAGACGGAGCTTCTTGATGGACTTGAAGTTCTCGACCTCGAACCAGCTCAGCATGACGTCCTCTGCGCGCTCGCCTCGCCCCGGACTCTACCGCGCTC
Proteins encoded:
- a CDS encoding AAA family ATPase, producing the protein MLSWFEVENFKSIKKLRLELSPLMVFVGPNGAGKTNILQALALFLDMLAARSTEPIDLYGGYEQLVRRGKRPAQSMRFAVEMPFSSGKTRFGLRVDLTLKHAGDHREVRVSHEEMQIQQAALRPFRAVWSEGTPTDLDAGEILNHETRNWLSSFHHVASEPRLLASPWLLQWALSYRPPRAARIRLDASALRAESNVGGARRRAPLLHSTGEGLPLALERIRPRGKAPTKAFQRVLTGLQAVYPRIEDVSTIHYQPGRIALSFKERGIEGELSEANVSDGVIHALALLVALEGNERNVLAIEEPENALHPWALQQILDRAQDRLPFAEPLLISTHSPVVVDSVRDPASLYIVENHDKHGTIVTPALEKERALRTILANSGQKLGDVWLDGTLGGVPDAAE